GGACGGCTTATTCACGTGTTGGCCGAGTGAGGATGTTCATTCTTGTAAGTGTGCAAGCCACCCAGTGGAGTGGACTGAAGCTTTATTATTGCCTTGCCACCCCCAAATATGCTATCCATTCTGAGCTCTTGTTGGTATGCAGGTGCCAAGCATTGCAGCCATCTGCTCGGCCGTTTTCCAGGAGATCTCGTGGTTTATCGTGTACTTCAGAGGGCCGCCGCCTGCGCCAGTGCCACCACCACCGCCAACGCCACCGCCAAGTTCTGACATTGAGTTGCCGCCACATGCGGCTGCCGGCACCAGGGTTCAGGGAGGAAACGGAGGCAGGGAGGAGCTAGGAGGAGGCGACAGGGTTCAGGGAGGAGAGGCAGGCACGGAGCAGCTAGGTGGAGGCGACGGTGGACAGGGAGGAGAGAAAGGCAAGGAGCAGCTCGAAGCACAAGTCAGTGCCGAGGGGCAACAACAGCTGTCCTCTGCCGTCGGCCCGCCTGCGCCTGAAGGCGCCAAGCTCCAGGACGTCGCCCTGCCTGCGCCTGAAGACGCCGCGCTCAAGGACGTCGGCGCGCCCAAGGACATCGCCCCGCCTGCGCCTGAAGACGCCGCGCTCAAGGACGTCGCCCCGCCTGCGCCTCCCGTCGTTGCGCCGCCGCTCCAGCCTCAGGAGGAGGATGACGAGATTCCGGAGCAAGACTGATCGTGTGCGACCATGGCATCGCGATACCACCGTCGCTACCTCAACCCAGATGATGCGAACTGACCAATCCATCTTGATTCTAGGAACCAGAAATGTCTGATGGCAATTTTGTTCTGCAGCTGCCACGCCAACATCCGCGTACATTTCTCGAGCCTTGGCCTGTCACAAATGTCAGGAACTGTGTCCTGGCTACTCCTACTTCCTCATTTAGCTCTGAACAGTCACTGACTGCTTTTTGTAGTGATGAGATGCACTGTCGTGGCTCCTAGCTTCGTATAAAAGCTGGAGAGTGGGAGGATGGGTGGCACGACAAATGAACCAAACTTCTTTCGTTTCCTTCCCTTGCGCCGCCAGTTTACCTTCTGTTTAGTTGGCCTTCTCCCTCCATTTCGAGCTACAGTAGATTTTATCCGTTCTTCCCCTGTTTTGCTAGATTTGCTACACCCCCAGCTCATTGACTGCCGAATCCCTTTGGTGATTCCTAACACCTTGGTGCAGAATGTGCAACCCTCCTATGTGCTTGATGTCAAGAGCCACGTTGATGGCTTCTTGTTCTACAGTTCCCACGGTCACCGCATGGAGCCACCGGCGGGTGCACCAGCGGCATAGTCCGGACACATCAAGGAGTTAGCGCTGATGGGCTGGGTGATGATGAACTCCGCTTGCACCCAGCGTGGCGAAGTGGACGCGAGTGGTGTGATGACGAGCTCTgtgtcgtcgtcctcctcggcgCCGGCTTGACGACGTTGACGGGGGGTGGCATCATGCCGAGCTCGACGTCTTGGTCCTTGGCGGTGTCGGCTAGACGATGTCGACGACGGGCTTAGCGGCGAACTCCAAACCATCGTCCTTCACGGCAACGGTTTGACGACATCGATGGCGGGTGGTGTCACTGCGGGCTCCGTGTCTTCTCCCTCAACGGCACCGGCTTGACGAAGTGGACGAAGAGCGTGACAGCGAGCTCCAAGTCCATCCGGCGCGATGAAGCAGACCACGGGTTGCGTGATGGCGAGCTCCGTGTCATCGTATTTCGCAGCGTCGGTGTGGCGAGGTGAACGGTAGATATATCATGGCGGTGATCTCCGCGCCTCCATCTTCATCGGTGTCTGGCGCGTCGAAGTGGAAGGTGGGCTGCGTGCTGGCAATTAAGCTTCGTGTCGCCGAAGTGGACGGCCGGCGGCGTCACGGCTAGCTCCGTGTCCCATCTTCATCAGTGTCCGGTGGGAGGCATAGGTCGTGACCACGAGCTTCACCTCTTCGTCTTCATAAGCGTCCTGTGCGACAAAGTGGACGGTGTACGTCAAAACCGCGTCTCCACCTTCATCGGCGTCCAGCATCACAAAGTGGACAGCGAACACCATGACCGCGAGATCCACGTCTCCATCATCATCGGCTTTGTGAAGTGGATGGCGGGCGGCGTCATTGCGGCGTCTTGATGAGCTACATGCATCCATCTTCAATGGCATaggctcgacgaagtggacggtgGGCATCGTCTTGGCGAGCTCCACATCCTCGTCATCAACGGCATCTGGTGCGGCGAAGTTTTCAGCTGGCGGTATCATGGCGCCGAGCTCCACATCCTTGTCCTCGGCGGCTTCCGACGTGGCAAACTGTTCAGCTCGAGGTTGATGTTGGTGGGGGGTCATCGTCGTGCGTGACACAACTCCGGCGTTGCCGTGCATGGCTGGGCGTCGTCGACGTGCGTGA
Above is a window of Triticum aestivum cultivar Chinese Spring chromosome 6B, IWGSC CS RefSeq v2.1, whole genome shotgun sequence DNA encoding:
- the LOC123134816 gene encoding bidirectional sugar transporter SWEET6b isoform X1, with the translated sequence MWLMYGIPTIREFVNLPVMIANGVGILVELFYIYVFIRHAVGRRRKPVFVLLASSVVIFTVLGVFLGMTVYRHKWPCTFVGDLAAISGVVMYLIPIINTIKGIWNRDLTRLSWWQPFAALANGSIWTAYSRVGRVRMFILVPSIAAICSAVFQEISWFIVYFRGPPPAPVPPPPPTPPPSSDIELPPHAAAGTRVQGGNGGREELGGGDRVQGGEAGTEQLGGGDGGQGGEKGKEQLEAQVSAEGQQQLSSAVGPPAPEGAKLQDVALPAPEDAALKDVGAPKDIAPPAPEDAALKDVAPPAPPVVAPPLQPQEEDDEIPEQD
- the LOC123134816 gene encoding bidirectional sugar transporter SWEET6b isoform X2 produces the protein MWLMYGIPTIREFVNLPVMIANGVGILVELFYIYVFIRHAVGRRRKPVFVLLASSVVIFTVLGVFLGMTVYRHKWPCTFVGDLAAISGVVMYLIPIINTPFAALANGSIWTAYSRVGRVRMFILVPSIAAICSAVFQEISWFIVYFRGPPPAPVPPPPPTPPPSSDIELPPHAAAGTRVQGGNGGREELGGGDRVQGGEAGTEQLGGGDGGQGGEKGKEQLEAQVSAEGQQQLSSAVGPPAPEGAKLQDVALPAPEDAALKDVGAPKDIAPPAPEDAALKDVAPPAPPVVAPPLQPQEEDDEIPEQD